Proteins co-encoded in one Salvia splendens isolate huo1 chromosome 4, SspV2, whole genome shotgun sequence genomic window:
- the LOC121801126 gene encoding uncharacterized mitochondrial protein AtMg00860-like has protein sequence MDDHIHHITEVLSTLHTNSFFIKQSKCAFGVASIDYLGHIIAAGELRADPAKIKAMTDWPTSSNVKQLRGFLGLTGYYRRFVKNYSLIAAPLTELLKKDSFLWSDVAANSFEELKAAMSSTSVLRLPEFSDTFVVERTRLTMGSAQC, from the coding sequence ATGGACGACCACATCCACCATATCACAGAGGTCCTCTCCACGCTCCACACTAACTCATTCTTTATAAAGCAGTCCAAGTGCGCTTTCGGAGTGGCCTCTATTGATTATCTTGGCCATATCATCGCAGCAGGCGAGCTACGCGCCGACCCGGCAAAGATCAAGGCCATGACAGATTGGCCGACATCGTCTAATGTGAAGCAGCTTCGGGGTTTTCTAGGTTTGACCGGGTATTATCGACGCTTCGTCAAGAACTATTCGCTGATTGCTGCTCCTTTAACGGAACTATTGAAGAAGGATTCATTTTTATGGTCCGACGTCGCAGCCAACAGTTTCGAAGAGTTGAAGGCGGCGATGAGCTCCACGTCTGTCTTGCGCCTCCCAGAGTTTTCTGATACATTTGTGGTCGAGCGGACGCGTCTGACCATGGGATCGGCGCAGTGTTAA